The Acanthopagrus latus isolate v.2019 chromosome 6, fAcaLat1.1, whole genome shotgun sequence genome includes a region encoding these proteins:
- the LOC119020631 gene encoding inter-alpha-trypsin inhibitor heavy chain H3-like isoform X4, translating into METAVGRIALFGLLLALVTTLPNKDDWDIYSFHINSTVTGRYATTVITSRVANRMNESKEIEFQVRIPKNAFISKFKMLIDGQEYDGVVKPKEQAQQQYTEAVSRGQSAGIVSSVGRTLEEFKTSVTVAAHKKVTFELTYEELLKRRHGKYELQIHARPMQPVKDFKVDVYINEEAGINFIEVKGGLSTKALANAITKTHAKKEAWVYFYPTEDQQKTCDSCSDQGMNGDLVIVYDVNRDTSLGDIKKSAGYFVHHFAPSNLPRIPKNVVFVIDQSGSMGGRKIAQTRMALIHILSDLAEDDFFGLISFDSQLFHWKRELVQATGANLESAKTFARNIRDRGATNINEAVLEGARMLNAHPREGSASILILLTDGDPTTGVTNLGQIQANVKGGIKGKFPLYCLGFGFDVNFEFLEKMSLQNDGVARRIYEDSDANLQLKGFYEEVATPLLTDVTMIYLGGTNLTQTNFSQYYNGSEIVVAGQITDNNIETFIPQVVAISSNRRLVFSDTNTTAVSTGTMTDHHIQRVWAYLTVKQLLEKELLVSGPEKKSVTEEALRLSLKYNFVTPLTSMVVTKPLGETTDVLHKPKEGETTSDLSALDLPTRQHSPPMRSSPGTSGRMFSMAYLRPDFGSAGGAVKVQQAQVDFFDYDDYGTALNLPRGRSPLPTIVTTQKNQGRVYQRSHRFLIKPDNQSLPLCFDVAGNTQLKLFHHPNRGLSVNGRLDATLHGGFKKIVIHSSTDVHIEVETTGITVREGQTQTSHTGQDLITAGSVTVIKRDKEIDIAAGDTRLLILIHNRGHKESLWPVLRQLPSDPSATGILALKPTVYEEVQQTSSTKLKINNQEIDVSRSTADDFSIVSTPTLDCWLMSAESALQGSLDDFTITNL; encoded by the exons ATGGAGACAGCTGTGGGGAGAATCGCCCTCTTTGGGCTGCTGCTGGCATTGGTTACCACACTACCAAATAAG GACGACTGGGACATCTACAGCTTTCACATCAACTCCACAGTTACCGGACGTTATGCCACCACTGTCATCACAAGCCGTGTGGCCAATCGTATGAATGAGTCAAAGGAAATCGAATTCCAAGTCCGGATTCCCAAAAACGCCTTCATCAGTAAATTCAAgat GCTTATAGACGGCCAGGAATATGATGGTGTTGTGAAACCTAAGGAGCAAGCTCAGCAGCAGTACACTGAGGCAGTGTCCCGTGGCCAAAGTGCTGGGATTGTCAG TTCTGTAGGGAGAACCCTTGAGGAGTTTAAGACCTCTGTGACTGTGGCCGCACACAAAAAAGTCACCTTTGAGCTCACATATGAGGAACTGTTGAAACGCAGGCATGGCAAGTACGAGCTGCAAATCCATGCTCGACCCATGCAGCCTGTTAAAGACTTCAAG GTTGATGTGTACATTAATGAGGAAGCCGGGATCAATTTCATCGAGGTTAAGGGAGGACTAAGCACCAAAGCCCTGGCCAATGCCATTaccaaaacacatgcaaagaaAGAG GCATGGGTGTATTTCTACCCGACAGAGGaccaacagaaaacatgtgACAGCTGTAGCGATCAGGGAATGAATGGAGACTTGGTTATTGTTTATGATGTCAACAGGGACACCTCTTTGGGAGACATCAAG AAATCGGCTGGGTACTTTGTTCATCACTTTGCTCCATCTAATCTTCCCCGCATACCAAAAAATGTCGTCTTCGTGATTGATCAAAGTGGCTCAATGGGCGGCAGGAAAATAGCACAG ACCCGCATGGCATTAATCCATATTTTGAGTGACCTGGCAGAAGATGACTTCTTTGGTCTTATTAGTTTTGATAGCCAGCTTTTTCACTGGAAACGAGAACTTGTTCAGGCCACTGGAGCAAACCTGGAAAGCGCCAAGACATTTGCACGGAATATTAGAGATAGAGgag CCACTAACATTAACGAAGCAGTGCTGGAAGGAGCACGTATGCTAAATGCACATCCCAGAGAAGGTTCAGCTTCTATCCTTATACTTCTCACCGACGGAGATCCAACCACAG ggGTGACAAATCTTGGACAAATACAGGCAAATGTTAAAGGGGGTATTAAGGGCAAATTCCCACTCTACTGTCTCGGATTTGGTTTTGATGTCAATTTTGAGTTTCTTGAGAAGATGTCGCTGCAGAACGATGGTGTGGCACGTCGGATTTATGAAGACTCTGATGCTAATTTACAACTTAAG GGTTTCTATGAAGAGGTGGCCACTCCTCTGTTGACAGACGTGACAATGATCTATCTCGGTGGGACCAATCTAACCCAGACGAACTTCAGCCAGTATTATAATGGCTCTGAGATTGTGGTGGCCGGTCAGATTACTGATAACAACATCGAAACCTTCATCCCACAAGTTGTGGCCATTTCG AGCAATAGAAGGCTGGTGTTctctgacacaaacaccacCGCTGTGTCCACCGGAACGATGACTGACCATCACATACAACGTGTTTGGGCCTACCTCACTGTCAAACAACTTCTGGAAAAAGA GCTGCTAGTATCTGGACCTGAGAAGAAGAGTGTGACAGAAGAGGCTTTGAGGCTGTCTCTCAAATACAACTTTGTGACACCACTCACATCCATGGTGGTCACCAAGCCTCTGGGGGAGACCACAGATGTGCTCCATAAACCCAAAGAAGGTGAAACAACGTCAGATTTGTCTGCTCTTGATCTTCCAACTAGACAACACAGTCCACCCATGCGTTCCAGCCCAGGGACTAGTGGACGCATGTTTTCAATGGCATACCTAC GGCCAGATTTTGGTTCAG CCGGAGGTGCCGTTAAAG TTCAACAAGCACAGGTGGATTTTTTTGATTATGACG ATTATGGCACAGCTC tcaaccTTCCACGTGGACGTAGTCCTCTTCCCACCATTGTGACAACCCAAAAAAATCAAGGCAGAGTATATCAAAGAT cccACAGGTTTTTGATAAAACCCGACAATCAGTCTCTTCCACTGTGCTTTGATGTTGCTGGAAATACCCAGCTGAAGCTATTCCACCATCCCAACAGGG GGCTTTCTGTGAATGGTAGGCTTGATGCAACTCTGCATGGAGGCTTCAAAAAGATCGTCATCCACTCATCCACTGATGTGCATATTGAGGTTGAAACCACCGGAATCACTGTACGAGAgggacagacacagacaagCCACACCGGACAGGATCTCATCACTGCTGGAAG TGTTACAGTGATAAAACGGGACAAGGAGATAGATATCGCAGCTGGTGACACACGGCTGCTCATCTTGATTCATAATAGAGGTCACAAAGAATCCCTCTGGCCGGTTTTAAGACAGCTGCCATCGGACCCCAGCGCCACAGGAATTTTAG ctcttAAGCCAACAGTTTATGAGGAGGTGCAGCAAACTTCGTCAACAAAGCTGAAGATCAACAACCAGGAGATTGATGTCTCCAG GTCCACCGCTGATGATTTCAGTATTGTGTCTACCCCGACTCTGGACTGCTGGCTCATGTCTGCTGAGTCTGCCCTGCAGGGAAGCCTGGATGATTTCACCATCACAAATCTTTAA